One genomic region from Paraburkholderia azotifigens encodes:
- a CDS encoding isovaleryl-CoA dehydrogenase → MERFGPGMTHEVTNQVPPLANYNLFASDAALAAAVEREGAAWHRETLARDGAALTTPDILALADLANRHAPELASFSPRGERIDSLEFHPAWHTLLGLLRHEGLHALPFSHPQPGAMVARCAGYFLHAQLESGSLCPLTMTFASIPVLQREPALFATLRDKLYSREHDPRDLPLDQKTSMMIGMGMTEKQGGSDVRSNRTQAFAASGSGRGAGYRLVGHKWFFSAPQCDAHLVLARTEDHEGLSCFFVPRFAPDGGKNAVRIQRLKDKLGNRSNASSEVEFFDAWGVMIGDEGRGVPTIIEMANYTRLDCVIGSAALMRAALVQAIHHARHRSAFGRHLAEQPLMRNVLADLSLESEAATVLFMRLARAFEDTTNAPEERAWRRLVTPAAKYWVCKRTLEFTGEAMEVWGGNGYVEEGPMARFYREAPVNSIWEGSGNVMCLDVLRAMEREADAAQSLLAAWGAQAQAHPALNAALDRLTKALTSAPETREASARRIAQQIVLIAQAVLLVQHAPSFVADAFIATRLGEGCGESGRVYGTLPCAYDHAAIVERAFTA, encoded by the coding sequence ATGGAACGGTTCGGCCCCGGCATGACGCATGAAGTGACCAATCAGGTTCCGCCGCTCGCAAACTACAACCTGTTTGCAAGCGATGCCGCGCTTGCTGCTGCCGTCGAGCGCGAAGGCGCAGCGTGGCATCGCGAGACGCTCGCGCGCGACGGCGCCGCGCTGACGACACCCGACATCCTCGCACTCGCCGATCTCGCGAACCGCCACGCGCCCGAACTCGCGTCGTTCAGCCCGCGCGGCGAGCGCATCGATTCACTCGAATTCCACCCCGCATGGCATACGCTGCTCGGCCTGTTGCGCCACGAAGGACTGCACGCGCTGCCCTTCTCCCATCCGCAGCCGGGCGCGATGGTCGCGCGTTGCGCCGGGTACTTTCTGCATGCGCAACTCGAATCGGGCTCGCTGTGTCCGCTGACGATGACCTTCGCCAGCATTCCCGTGCTGCAGCGCGAACCCGCACTCTTCGCGACGCTGCGCGACAAGCTGTATTCGCGCGAACACGATCCGCGCGACCTGCCGCTCGATCAGAAGACGTCGATGATGATCGGCATGGGCATGACCGAAAAACAAGGGGGCTCCGACGTGCGCAGCAACCGCACGCAGGCGTTCGCGGCAAGCGGCAGCGGTCGCGGCGCGGGTTATCGGCTAGTCGGGCATAAATGGTTTTTCTCGGCGCCGCAGTGCGATGCTCACCTGGTTCTCGCGCGCACCGAAGATCACGAAGGCCTGTCCTGCTTCTTCGTGCCGCGCTTCGCGCCGGACGGCGGCAAGAACGCCGTGCGCATCCAGCGTCTGAAGGACAAGCTCGGCAATCGTTCGAACGCGAGCAGCGAAGTCGAGTTCTTCGACGCCTGGGGCGTGATGATCGGCGACGAAGGACGCGGCGTGCCGACCATCATCGAAATGGCGAACTACACGCGGCTCGACTGCGTGATCGGCAGCGCGGCGCTCATGCGAGCGGCGCTCGTGCAGGCGATTCACCACGCGCGCCATCGCAGCGCGTTCGGCCGGCATCTCGCAGAGCAGCCGTTGATGCGCAACGTGCTCGCCGATCTCTCGCTCGAATCGGAAGCGGCGACCGTGCTGTTCATGCGCCTCGCGCGCGCCTTCGAAGACACGACGAATGCGCCCGAAGAGCGCGCGTGGCGCCGCCTCGTCACGCCTGCGGCGAAGTACTGGGTCTGCAAACGCACGCTTGAATTCACGGGCGAAGCGATGGAAGTCTGGGGCGGCAACGGCTACGTCGAAGAAGGGCCGATGGCGCGCTTCTATCGCGAAGCCCCTGTGAACTCGATCTGGGAAGGCTCAGGCAACGTGATGTGCCTCGACGTGCTGCGTGCGATGGAACGCGAGGCCGACGCCGCGCAGTCGTTGCTCGCCGCGTGGGGCGCGCAGGCGCAAGCGCATCCCGCGCTGAACGCCGCGCTCGACCGGCTGACGAAAGCCCTGACGTCCGCGCCCGAGACGCGTGAAGCATCGGCGCGCCGCATCGCGCAGCAGATCGTGCTGATCGCGCAGGCCGTGCTGCTCGTGCAGCATGCGCCGTCGTTCGTCGCCGATGCGTTCATCGCGACGCGCCTTGGCGAAGGCTGCGGAGAAAGCGGCCGCGTGTACGGCACGCTGCCTTGCGCGTACGATCACGCGGCAATCGTCGAACGCGCCTTTACGGCCTGA
- a CDS encoding GMC family oxidoreductase translates to MQYDYVIVGAGSGGCSLAGRLAEQCPDATIVLIEAGPHTERNLFVNMPLGVAAVVPFQLKTNYGYLTTPQPGLNGRRGYQPRGRGYGGSSAINAMVYTRGHPLDYDDWASLGCDGWSFDDVLPYFRRAECNERGADALHGADGPLSVSDLRFQNPFSHRFVKAAVEAGFPRNDDFNGPMQEGVGFYQVTQRGGQRWSVARAYIYGRSRPNLHTIADAAVLRVLFEGKRATGVEVMRGGVKGIIEARCEVVLAAGAFNSPQLLMCSGIGPAAHLRAFGIPVLHDAPEVGRNLTDHVDFTINKRVPSTQLTGFSLRGFAKMVPGFYSYLRNGRGMLTSNVAEAGGFLKSRPTLDRPDLQLHFCTALVDDHNRRMHWGHGYSLHVCVLRPHSRGSVTLASSDAREAPVIDPAFLSDPRDLDLLVEGVHLSRRILDAPSLALCGGRELYTRHGQTDAELRATIAAHADTIYHPVSTCRMGGDPRSVVDTQLRVRGVTGLRVVDASVMPTLIGGNTNAPTVMIGERAADFIASTRRLAGAASPTLAGELAPAVRCDAEQHPR, encoded by the coding sequence ATGCAATACGACTACGTCATCGTCGGCGCGGGTTCGGGCGGCTGTTCGCTGGCCGGGCGTCTTGCGGAGCAATGTCCCGATGCGACCATCGTGCTCATCGAGGCGGGCCCGCATACCGAACGCAATCTCTTCGTCAACATGCCGCTCGGCGTCGCCGCCGTCGTGCCGTTCCAGCTCAAGACTAACTACGGGTATCTGACTACGCCGCAACCCGGCCTGAACGGACGGCGCGGTTATCAGCCGCGCGGACGCGGCTACGGTGGATCGAGCGCGATCAATGCGATGGTCTACACGCGCGGCCATCCGCTCGATTACGACGACTGGGCGAGTCTCGGCTGCGACGGCTGGTCGTTCGACGACGTGTTGCCGTACTTTCGCCGCGCCGAATGCAACGAGCGCGGCGCCGATGCGCTGCACGGCGCCGACGGTCCGCTGAGCGTGTCGGATCTGCGTTTTCAGAATCCGTTTTCGCATCGCTTCGTCAAGGCAGCCGTCGAAGCAGGCTTTCCGCGCAACGACGACTTCAATGGGCCGATGCAGGAAGGTGTCGGCTTCTATCAGGTGACGCAGCGCGGCGGCCAGCGCTGGAGCGTGGCGCGCGCGTACATCTATGGCCGCTCGCGTCCGAATCTGCACACCATCGCCGATGCCGCCGTGCTGCGCGTGCTGTTCGAAGGCAAACGCGCGACGGGCGTCGAAGTGATGCGCGGCGGCGTGAAGGGAATCATCGAGGCGCGCTGCGAAGTCGTGCTCGCGGCGGGCGCCTTCAACTCCCCGCAACTGCTGATGTGCTCGGGCATCGGTCCCGCCGCGCATCTGCGCGCGTTCGGCATTCCCGTGCTGCACGACGCGCCCGAAGTCGGACGCAATCTGACCGATCACGTCGATTTCACGATCAACAAGCGTGTGCCGTCGACGCAACTCACCGGTTTCTCGCTGCGCGGCTTCGCGAAGATGGTGCCGGGCTTCTATTCGTATCTGCGCAATGGGCGCGGCATGCTGACGAGCAACGTCGCGGAAGCGGGCGGCTTCCTGAAGAGCCGGCCGACGCTCGACCGGCCCGATCTGCAACTCCACTTCTGCACCGCGCTCGTCGACGATCACAACCGCCGGATGCACTGGGGGCACGGCTACTCGTTGCATGTGTGCGTGCTGCGTCCGCATAGCCGCGGCTCCGTGACGCTCGCGAGCAGTGACGCGCGCGAGGCGCCCGTCATCGATCCGGCGTTTCTCAGCGATCCGCGCGATCTCGATCTGCTCGTCGAAGGCGTGCATCTGTCGCGGCGGATTCTGGATGCGCCGTCGCTCGCGCTGTGCGGCGGCCGCGAGCTCTACACGCGGCACGGGCAGACGGACGCCGAATTGCGCGCGACCATCGCCGCGCACGCGGACACGATCTATCACCCGGTGTCCACGTGCCGGATGGGCGGCGACCCGCGCTCTGTCGTCGACACCCAATTGCGCGTGCGTGGTGTAACAGGACTGCGGGTAGTCGACGCTTCCGTGATGCCGACGCTGATCGGCGGCAACACGAACGCGCCCACCGTGATGATCGGCGAACGTGCCGCCGATTTCATCGCCAGCACGCGTCGCCTGGCCGGCGCCGCGAGCCCGACCCTCGCGGGAGAACTCGCGCCTGCGGTCCGATGTGACGCAGAACAACACCCAAGATAA
- a CDS encoding OmpA family protein — translation MSVNVIQLVRSALPEAVVRQLSNCLGLPPEATAKVMDVTTPALVAGLLNKCSTLDGARALFASVLGQEVNADIAEQLPRIFASTTGVTQLSSTGRHLLEHLFERRIDGLSDAVSMQTGVPAHATHAVSGIAGGILMGVLKRHILDHQGNVGQLPALLGQQLPHIAPFLNDGLTMVLGLGGATAFAQAVGSQVRAVSSHFEHPAAAPAPVRAPAEPTLPPNAPAAMQPAREVREVREVRHVGPKAKHWLGVAALSALIGALAAMLTWVALAYCPSATGILGRNALAAEPAAADASAATQTAVQQTSQTTHDDAASASGKVEPDAAPAAAKDSQLIVSVNRNGKPTITATVQNVAEKSQLLNALTKKFGAGNFNADITLDDSRKGADWLAHLDALMPLLATPGAEMKIDGTRVELSGAAADAKSGWLDRLKSLFGAPYQVSAFDPAQAVANAAQSFQNAAKSLLAPGASCAVADLVKTLNLQVVNFASRDAHVPQSAFEDLNQSAQLLQTCVKSGHAPKLEVAGYSDNVGSESANMELSKERADAVRAYLVKAGVPADALVAHGYGNVRPVASNATESGRFANRRIEFTDAQAQPQ, via the coding sequence ATGAGTGTCAATGTGATTCAGTTGGTCCGGTCTGCGTTGCCGGAGGCGGTGGTTCGACAGCTGTCGAATTGCCTCGGATTGCCGCCGGAAGCGACGGCGAAAGTAATGGACGTCACCACGCCGGCGCTCGTCGCCGGACTGCTGAACAAATGCTCGACGCTCGACGGCGCGCGGGCTTTGTTTGCGAGCGTCCTGGGTCAGGAAGTCAACGCGGATATCGCCGAACAACTGCCGCGCATTTTCGCGAGCACAACGGGCGTCACGCAGCTGTCGTCGACGGGACGCCATCTGCTCGAACATCTGTTCGAGCGGCGCATCGACGGCCTGAGCGATGCGGTGTCGATGCAGACGGGCGTGCCCGCGCACGCGACCCACGCGGTGTCGGGCATCGCGGGCGGCATTCTGATGGGCGTGCTCAAGCGCCACATTCTCGATCATCAGGGCAACGTCGGCCAGTTGCCGGCGCTGCTTGGCCAGCAGTTGCCGCATATTGCGCCGTTCCTGAACGACGGCCTGACGATGGTGCTCGGTCTGGGCGGTGCAACGGCATTCGCGCAGGCCGTCGGTTCGCAGGTGCGCGCGGTGTCGTCGCATTTCGAGCATCCGGCGGCAGCGCCCGCACCCGTGCGCGCGCCCGCCGAGCCGACGCTGCCTCCGAATGCGCCGGCCGCCATGCAGCCTGCGCGCGAGGTGCGCGAAGTACGTGAAGTGCGGCATGTCGGTCCGAAGGCCAAGCACTGGCTCGGCGTGGCGGCGTTGTCCGCGCTGATCGGCGCGTTGGCGGCGATGCTGACGTGGGTCGCGCTCGCGTACTGCCCGTCCGCGACGGGAATCCTCGGCCGTAACGCGCTCGCGGCCGAGCCTGCCGCAGCGGATGCGTCCGCCGCGACGCAAACCGCTGTCCAGCAGACTTCGCAGACCACGCACGACGATGCCGCCAGCGCTTCGGGCAAAGTGGAGCCGGATGCAGCGCCCGCCGCAGCGAAGGATTCGCAACTGATCGTTTCCGTCAACAGGAACGGCAAGCCGACCATCACCGCGACCGTCCAGAACGTCGCGGAAAAGTCGCAACTGCTGAACGCACTGACGAAGAAGTTCGGCGCGGGCAACTTCAACGCCGACATCACGCTCGACGACAGCCGCAAGGGCGCCGACTGGCTCGCGCATCTCGACGCGCTGATGCCGCTGCTGGCGACGCCGGGAGCGGAGATGAAGATCGACGGCACGCGGGTCGAACTGAGCGGCGCCGCCGCCGATGCAAAATCCGGCTGGCTGGACCGACTGAAGTCGCTGTTCGGCGCGCCGTATCAGGTGAGCGCGTTCGATCCGGCGCAAGCCGTCGCGAATGCCGCGCAGTCGTTCCAGAATGCAGCGAAGTCGCTGCTCGCGCCGGGCGCATCGTGCGCAGTGGCTGATCTGGTGAAGACGCTGAACTTGCAGGTCGTCAATTTTGCGTCGCGGGACGCGCACGTGCCGCAATCGGCATTCGAAGATCTGAATCAGTCCGCGCAACTGCTGCAGACCTGCGTGAAAAGCGGTCATGCGCCGAAGCTCGAAGTGGCCGGCTACTCGGACAACGTCGGCAGCGAATCCGCGAATATGGAACTGTCGAAGGAGCGCGCCGATGCCGTGCGTGCGTACCTCGTGAAAGCAGGCGTGCCCGCCGACGCGCTCGTCGCCCACGGCTACGGCAACGTGCGCCCCGTGGCGAGCAACGCGACGGAAAGCGGGCGCTTCGCGAACCGGCGGATCGAATTCACCGACGCGCAAGCGCAGCCGCAGTAA
- a CDS encoding LysR family transcriptional regulator, giving the protein MELRALRYFVEVVRQQSFTVAAEQMFVTQPTISKMVKALEDEIGSPLLLRDGRQMVLTDAGRIVYQRGQDVLAAYAQLQAELNDLDKLGRGELTIGIPPMGGSLFTPAIAAFRQRYPKVELKLFEQGSKAIEAALISGELELGGVLQPVDDMIDVLPMTRQVLWLVARHGSRWDALQEVPLADLAQEPFVFYGESLALNDVVLTACRTAGFAPTIVGRSGHWDFMAALVLAGVGIALLPAPYCRRLDAAQFTCRPVVAPEIPWEMAIGWRRNGYLSHAARAWLEVARETLPGLTTDNFTHPPTFDVPAAPTDRARPPLK; this is encoded by the coding sequence ATGGAACTGCGCGCGCTCCGCTATTTCGTCGAGGTCGTACGGCAGCAGAGCTTCACCGTCGCGGCCGAGCAGATGTTCGTCACGCAGCCGACCATCAGCAAGATGGTGAAGGCGCTGGAAGACGAGATCGGCTCGCCGCTGCTGCTGCGCGACGGCCGCCAGATGGTGCTGACGGACGCCGGCCGCATCGTCTATCAGCGCGGTCAGGACGTGCTCGCCGCCTACGCGCAACTGCAGGCCGAGCTGAACGACCTTGACAAGCTGGGGCGCGGCGAACTGACGATCGGCATTCCGCCGATGGGCGGTTCGCTGTTCACACCCGCGATCGCCGCGTTCCGGCAGCGTTATCCGAAGGTCGAGCTGAAGCTGTTCGAGCAGGGCTCGAAGGCCATCGAGGCCGCGCTGATTTCGGGCGAACTGGAACTGGGGGGCGTGCTTCAGCCCGTCGACGACATGATCGACGTGCTGCCGATGACCCGTCAGGTGCTGTGGCTCGTCGCGCGTCACGGCTCGCGCTGGGATGCGCTGCAGGAAGTCCCCCTCGCCGATCTCGCGCAGGAGCCGTTCGTGTTCTACGGCGAAAGTCTTGCGCTGAACGACGTCGTGCTGACGGCGTGCCGCACGGCGGGTTTCGCGCCGACCATCGTCGGGCGCAGCGGACACTGGGATTTCATGGCGGCGCTCGTGCTGGCAGGTGTCGGCATTGCGCTGCTGCCCGCGCCGTATTGCAGGCGGCTCGACGCCGCGCAGTTCACGTGCCGGCCCGTCGTCGCGCCCGAGATTCCTTGGGAAATGGCGATCGGCTGGCGGCGCAACGGCTATCTGTCGCATGCGGCGCGCGCATGGCTTGAAGTGGCACGCGAAACGCTGCCGGGACTCACCACCGACAACTTCACTCACCCGCCCACCTTCGATGTGCCCGCCGCTCCGACCGACCGCGCGCGGCCGCCGCTGAAATGA
- a CDS encoding CidA/LrgA family protein, with the protein MISPLIARLAASIRLDATSPVAKIGRIAVQSAAIAGVWFAADYIVRRFGLPVPGGVVGLVALLALLFCGGVAPRWVKAGADWLLSDMLLFFIPAAVAAVQYGGLFREDGWRLALVVVAGTLMVMVAVAFAVEQAARLERRLALRRVMVQRAPVERRAAGRSFL; encoded by the coding sequence ATGATCTCGCCGCTGATCGCCCGTCTTGCCGCTTCCATCCGCCTCGATGCGACGTCGCCTGTCGCGAAGATCGGCCGGATCGCCGTGCAGAGCGCGGCCATTGCCGGCGTCTGGTTCGCCGCCGATTACATCGTGCGCCGTTTCGGCCTGCCCGTGCCGGGCGGCGTCGTGGGACTCGTCGCGCTGCTGGCGCTGCTGTTCTGCGGCGGCGTCGCGCCGCGTTGGGTGAAGGCGGGCGCGGACTGGCTGCTGTCGGACATGCTGCTGTTCTTCATTCCCGCCGCCGTCGCGGCCGTCCAGTACGGCGGCCTGTTCCGCGAAGACGGCTGGCGCCTGGCGCTGGTCGTGGTCGCGGGCACGCTGATGGTGATGGTGGCCGTGGCTTTCGCCGTCGAACAGGCCGCGCGCCTCGAACGCCGCCTCGCACTGCGTCGCGTGATGGTTCAGCGCGCGCCCGTCGA